In Coturnix japonica isolate 7356 unplaced genomic scaffold, Coturnix japonica 2.1 chrUnrandom755, whole genome shotgun sequence, the following proteins share a genomic window:
- the MUS81 gene encoding crossover junction endonuclease MUS81 translates to MGQRVELRRLPVGDFMWVAREKDHPEGRPPHELVLDVVVERKTAADLCQSLVDGRYKEQKWRLRRCGLTLPVFLLEGLGGAQQLPLPLTTLRQAAASTQVLNETPP, encoded by the exons ATGGGGCAGCGAGTGGAGCTGAGACGTCTGCCCGTGGGGGACTTCATGTGGGTGGCCAGGGAGAAGGACCACCCAGAag GCCGCCCCCCCCACGAGCTGGTGCTGGACGTGGTGGTGGAGAGGAAAACGGCGGCGGATCTTTGTCAGAGCCTCGTTGATGGGAGGTACAAGGAGCAGAAG TGGCGTTTGAGGCGCTGTGGGCTGACGCTGCCCGTGTTCCtgctggaggggctggggggggcccagcagctgcccctcCCCCTCACCACGCTGCGCCAGGCGGCCGCCAGCACGCAGGTACTGAATGAGACCCCCCCCTAA